A stretch of the Orcinus orca chromosome 1, mOrcOrc1.1, whole genome shotgun sequence genome encodes the following:
- the CELSR2 gene encoding cadherin EGF LAG seven-pass G-type receptor 2 isoform X4, translating to MRSPAARAPLPAPLPLLLLLLPPLLGDQVGPCRSLGPGGRGSSGACAPVGWLCPASSSNLWLYTSRCRDAGTELTGHLVPHHDGLRVWCPESGAHIPLPPAPEGCPWSCRLLGVGGHLSPQGKLALPHEHLCLKAPRLRCQSCKLVQTPGFRAGESSAEASMGGRRKRNVNTAPQFQPPSYQATVPENQPAGTPVASLRAIDPDEGEAGRLEYTMDALFDSRSNHFFSLDPITGAVTTAEELDRETKSTHVFRVTAQDHGMPRRSALATLTILVTDTNDHDPVFEQQEYKESLRENLEVGYEVLTVRATDGDAPPNANILYRLLEGPGGSPSEVFEIDPRSGVIRTRGPVDREEVESYQLTVEASDQGRDPGPRSATAAVFLSVEDDNDNAPQFSEKRYVVQVREDVTPGAPVLRVTASDRDKGSNALVHYSIMSGNARGQFYLDAQTGALDVVSPLDYETTKEYTLRVRAQDGGRPPLSNVSGLVTVQVLDINDNAPIFVSTPFQATVLESVPLGYLVLHVQAIDADAGDNARLEYRLAGVGHDFPFTINNGTGWISVAAELDREEVDFYSFGVEARDHGTPALTASASVSVTILDVNDNNPTFTQPEYTVRLNEDAAVGTSVVTVSAVDRDAHSVITYQITSGNTRNRFSITSQSGGGLVSLALPLDYKLERQYVLAVTASDGTRQDTAQVVVNVTDANTHRPVFQSSHYTVNINEDRPAGTTVVLISATDEDTGENARITYFMEDSIPQFRIDADTGAVTTQAELDYEDQVSYTLAITARDNGIPQKSDTTYLEILVNDVNDNAPQFLRDSYQGSVYEDVPPFTSVLQISATDRDSGLNGRVFYTFQGGDDGDGDFIVESTSGIVRTLRRLDRENVAQYALRAYAVDKGMPPARTPMDVTVAVLDVNDNPPVFEQDEFDVFVEENSPIGLAVARVTATDPDEGTNAQIMYQIVEGNIPEVFQLDIFSGELTALVDLDYEDRPEYILVIQATSAPLVSRATVHVRLLDRNDNPPVLGNFEILFNNYVTNRSSSFPGGAIGRVPAHDPDISDSLTYSFERGNELSLVLLNASTGELRLSRALDNNRPLEAIMSVLVSDGVHSVTAQCALRVTIITDEMLTHSITLRLEDMSPERFLSPLLGLFIQAVAATLATPPDHVVVFNVQRDTDAPGGHILNVSLSVGQPPGPGGGPPFLPSEDLQERLYLNRSLLTAISAQRVLPFDDNICLREPCENYMRCVSVLRFDSSAPFIASSSVLFRPIHPVGGLRCRCPPGFTGDYCETEVDLCYSRPCGSHGRCRSREGGYTCLCRDGYTGEHCEVSARSGRCTPGVCKNGGTCVNLLVGGFKCDCPSGDFEKPFCQVTTRSFPARSFITFRGLRQRFHFTLALSFATKERDGLLLYNGRFNEKHDFVALEVIQEQVQLTFSAGESTTTVSPFVSGGVSDGQWHTVQLKYYNKPLLGQTGLPQGPSEQKVAVVTVDGCDTGVALRFGAVLGNYSCAAQGTQGGSKKSLDLTGPLLLGGVPDLPESFPVRTRHFVGCMRNLQVDSRHVDMADFIANNGTVPGCSAKKNVCDSNTCHNGGTCVNQWDAFSCECPLGFGGKSCAQEMANPQRFLGSSLVAWHGLSLPISQPWHLSLMFRTRQADGVLLQAVTRGRSTITLQLQEGHVVLSVEGTGLQASSLRLEPGRANDGDWHHAQLALGASGGPGHAILSFDYGQQRAEGNLGPRLHGLHLSNITVGGVPGPASGVARGFRGCLQGVRVSETSEGISSLDPSRGESINVEPGCSLPDPCDSNPCPANSYCSDDWDSYSCSCDPGYYGDNCTNVCDLNPCEHQSVCTRKPSDPHGYICECPPNYLGPYCETRIDQPCPRGWWGNPTCGPCNCDVSKGFDPDCNKTSGECHCKENHYRPPGSPACLLCDCYPTGSLSRVCDPEDGQCPCKPGVIGRQCDRCDNPFAEVTTNGCEVNYDSCPRAIEAGIWWPRTRFGLPAAAPCPKGSFGTAVRHCDEHRGWLPPNLFNCTSVTFSELKGFAERLQRNESGLDSGRSQRLALLLRNATQHTAGYFGSDVKVAYQLAARLLAHESTQRGFGLSATQDVHFTENLLQVGSALLDAANKRHWELIQQTEGGTAWLLQHYEAYASALAQNMRHTYLSPFTIVTPNIVISVVRLDKGNFAGAKLPRYEALRGERPPDLETTVILPESVFRETPPMVRPAGLGEAQEPEELARRQRRHPELSQGEAVASVIIYRTLAGLLPHNYDPDKRSLRVPKRPVINTPVVSISVHDDEELLPRALDKPVTVQFRLLETEERTKPICVFWNHSILVSGTGGWSARGCEVVFRNESHVSCQCNHMTSFAVLMDVSRRENGEILPLKTLTYVALGVTLAALLLTFLFLTILRALRSNQHGIQRNLTAALGLAHLVFLLGINQADLPFACTVIAILLHFLYLCTFSWALLEALHLYRALTEVRDVNAGPMRFYYMLGWGVPAFITGLAVGLDPEGYGNPDFCWLSIYDTLIWSFAGPVAFAVSMSVFLYILAARASCAAQRQGFEKKGPVLGLRPSFAVLLLLSATWLLALLSVNSDTLLFHYLFAASNCIQQGGPESTQVCLQPQAQP from the exons ATGCGGAGCCCGGCGGCCCGCGCCCCACTTCCAGCACCACTGCCGCTGCTACTGCTCCTGCTGCCGCCACTACTGGGAGACCAGGTGGGGCCCTGTCGTTCCCTGGGGCCTGGGGGACGCGGTTCCTCGGGGGCCTGCGCTCCCGTGGGCTGGCTCTGTCCAGCCTCATCCTCGAACCTCTGGCTCTACACCAGCCGCTGCAGGGATGCGGGGACGGAACTGACTGGCCATCTGGTGCCCCACCATGATGGTCTGAGGGTCTGGTGTCCAGAATCCGGGGCCCACATCCCCTTGCCGCCAGCGCCCGAAGGCTGCCCCTGGAGCTGTCGTCTTCTGGGCGTTGGAGGCCACCTTTCCCCACAGGGCAAGCTTGCCCTGCCCCATGAGCACCTGTGCTTAAAGGCCCCACGGCTGAGATGCCAGTCCTGTAAGCTGGTGCAGACCCCAGGGTTCAGGGCAGGGGAAAGCTCAGCAGAAGCGTCCATGGGTGGACGTCGGAAGAGGAATGTGAATACAGCCCCCCAGTTTCAGCCCCCCAGCTACCAGGCCACAGTGCCCGAGAACCAGCCAGCAGGTACCCCTGTGGCATCTCTGCGGGCCATCGACCCAGATGAGGGTGAGGCAGGTCGGCTTGAGTACACTATGGATGCCCTCTTCGATAGCCGCTCCAACCATTTCTTCTCCCTGGACCCAATCACCGGTGCAGTAACCACAGCCGAGGAGCTGGATCGTGAGACCAAGAGCACCCATGTCTTCAGAGTCACGGCGCAGGATCACGGCATGCCCCGACGCAGTGCCCTGGCCACGCTCACCATCTTGGTGACTGATACCAATGATCACGACCCTGTTTTTGAGCAGCAGGAGTACAAGGAGAGCCTCAGGGAGAACCTGGAGGTGGGCTATGAGGTGCTCACCGTCAGAGCCACAGATGGTGACGCCCCTCCCAATGCCAATATTCTGTACCGCCTGCTGGAGGGGCCTGGGGGCAGCCCCTCTGAGGTCTTTGAGATTGACCCTCGCTCTGGGGTAATACGAACCCGTGGCCCTGTGGATCGGGAAGAGGTGGAATCCTACCAGTTGACAGTGGAAGCAAGTGATCAGGGTCGGGACCCCGGTCCACGGAGTGCCACAGCTGCTGTTTTCCTGTCTGTGGAGGATGATAATGACAATGCCCCCCAGTTCAGCGAGAAGCGCTATGTGGTCCAGGTGCGGGAGGACGTGACCCCAGGAGCTCCGGTACTCCGGGTCACAGCCTCGGATAGAGACAAGGGCAGCAATGCCCTGGTGCATTACAGCATCATGAGTGGCAACGCGCGGGGACAGTTTTACTTAGATGCCCAGACTGGGGCTCTGGACGTGGTGAGCCCTCTTGACTATGAGACGACCAAGGAATACACCCTACGGGTTCGAGCACAGGATGGCGGCCGCCCCCCTCTCTCCAACGTCTCCGGCTTGGTGACAGTGCAGGTCCTGGATATCAATGACAATGCTCCCATCTTCGTCAGCACCCCCTTCCAGGCTACTGTCTTGGAGAGTGTCCCCTTAGGCTACCTGGTTCTCCATGTCCAGGCCATCGATGCTGATGCTGGTGACAATGCCCGCCTGGAATACCGCCTTGCGGGGGTGGGGCATGACTTCCCCTTCACCATCAACAATGGCACAGGCTGGATCTCCGTGGCTGCTGAGCTGGACCGGGAAGAGGTTGACTTCTACAGCTTTGGAGTAGAAGCCCGCGACCATGGCACCCCAGCACTCACTGCCTCGGCCAGTGTCAGCGTGACCATCCTGGATGTCAATGACAATAACCCAACCTTTACCCAACCAGAGTACACGGTGCGGCTCAACGAGGATGCGGCCGTGGGCACCAGCGTGGTGACGGTGTCGGCCGTGGACCGTGATGCCCACAGTGTCATCACCTACCAGATCACCAGCGGCAACACCCGAAACCGCTTCTCCATCACCAGCCAGAGTGGAGGGGGGCTGGTGTCCCTCGCCCTGCCGCTGGACTACAAGCTGGAGCGGCAGTACGTGCTGGCCGTTACTGCCTCCGATGGCACACGACAGGACACAGCACAAGTGGTGGTGAACGTCACCGACGCTAACACCCATCGTCCCGTGTTTCAGAGCTCTCACTACACGGTGAATATTAATGAGGACCGGCCAGCAGGCACCACGGTGGTGCTGATCAGTGccacagatgaggacacaggtGAGAATGCCCGCATCACCTACTTTATGGAGGACAGCATCCCTCAGTTCCGCATCGATGCAGATACAGGTGCTGTCACCACCCAGGCCGAGCTGGATTATGAGGACCAGGTGTCCTACACCCTGGCTATCACTGCCCGGGACAATGGCATTCCCCAGAAGTCTGACACCACCTACCTGGAGATCCTGGTGAATGATGTGAATGACAATGCCCCTCAGTTTCTGCGGGACTCCTACCAGGGCAGTGTCTATGAGGATGTGCCCCCCTTCACCAGTGTCCTGCAGATCTCGGCCACTGACCGTGATTCTGGCCTTAACGGCAGGGTCTTCTACACCTTCCAAGGAGGCGATGATGGAGATGGTGACTTTATCGTAGAGTCCACGTCAGGCATTGTGCGAACACTGCGGAGGCTGGATCGTGAAAATGTGGCCCAGTACGCCTTGCGGGCATATGCAGTGGACAAGGGGATGCCTCCAGCTCGCACGCCCATGGACGTGACGGTCGCTGTGTTGGATGTGAACGACAATCCACCTGTTTTTGAGCAGGATGAGTTTGATGTGTTTGTTGAAGAGAACAGCCCCATTGGGCTGGCTGTGGCCCGCGTCACAGCCACGGACCCTGACGAAGGCACTAATGCCCAGATCATGTACCAGATCGTGGAGGGCAACATCCCTGAGGTCTTCCAGCTGGACATCTTCTCTGGGGAGCTGACCGCTCTGGTGGACTTGGACTACGAGGACCGGCCTGAATACATCCTGGTCATCCAGGCCACGTCGGCTCCCCTGGTGAGCCGGGCTACAGTGCACGTCCGCCTGCTTGACCGCAATGACAACCCACCGGTGCTGGGCAACTTTGAGATCCTTTTCAACAACTACGTCACCAACCGCTCGAGCAGCTTCCCCGGGGGTGCCATCGGCCGGGTGCCTGCCCACGACCCTGACATCTCCGACAGCCTGACTTACAGCTTCGAGCGGGGAAACGAACTCAGCCTGGTCCTGCTCAACGCGTCCACGGGTGAGCTGAGGCTGAGTCGGGCACTGGACAACAACCGACCTCTGGAGGCCATCATGAGCGTGCTGGTGTCAG ATGGCGTGCACAGTGTGACCGCTCAGTGCGCACTGCGCGTCACCATCATTACCGACGAGATGCTCACGCACAGCATCACGCTGCGCCTGGAGGACATGTCGCCTGAGCGCTTCCTGTCGCCCCTACTGGGTCTCTTCATCCAGGCCGTGGCCGCCACGCTGGCCACACCCCCAGACCACGTGGTGGTCTTCAACGTGCAGCGGGACACGGACGCCCCAGGCGGCCACATCCTCAATGTGAGCCTGTCGGTGGGCCAGCCGCCAGGGCCCGGGGGCgggcctcccttcctgccttctgAGGACCTGCAGGAGCGCCTGTACCTCAACCGCAGTCTGCTCACGGCCATCTCGGCTCAGCGCGTGCTGCCCTTCGACGACAACATCTGCCTGCGCGAGCCCTGCGAGAACTACATGCGCTGCGTGTCGGTGCTGCGCTTCGACTCCTCCGCGCCCTTCATCGCCTCCTCCTCCGTGCTCTTCCGGCCCATTCACCCAGTCGGGGGGCTGCGCTGCCGCTGCCCGCCTGGCTTCACGGGCGACTACTGCGAGACGGAGGTGGACCTCTGCTACTCGCGGCCCTGCGGCTCCCACGGCCGCTGCCGCAGCCGTGAAGGCGGCTACACCTGCCTCTGCCGCGATGGCTACACCG GTGAGCACTGTGAGGTGAGTGCCCGCTCAGGCCGTTGCACCCCGGGTGTCTGCAAGAATGGGGGCACCTGTGTCAACCTGCTGGTGGGCGGCTTCAAGTGCGACTGCCCATCCGGAGACTTTGAGAAGCCCTTCTGCCAGGTGACCACGCGCAGCTTCCCCGCCCGCTCCTTCATCACCTTCCGGGGCCTACGCCAGCGCTTCCACTTCACCCTGGCCCTCTC GTTTGCCACCAAGGAGCGTGATGGGCTGCTGTTGTACAATGGGCGCTTCAACGAGAAGCATGACTTTGTGGCCCTCGAGGTGATCCAGGAGCAGGTCCAGCTCACCTTCTCTGCAG GGGAGTCGACCACCACCGTGTCCCCGTTCGTGTCCGGAGGGGTCAGTGACGGCCAGTGGCACACAGTGCAGCTGAAGTACTACAATAAG CCGCTGTTGGGTCAGACAGGGCTCCCGCAGGGCCCATCCGAGCAGAAGGTGGCTGTGGTGACCGTGGATGGCTGTGACACAGGGGTGGCCCTGCGCTTCGGAGCTGTGCTGGGCAACTACTCCTGCGCTGCCCAGGGCACCCAGGGTGGCAGCAAGAA GTCTCTGGACCTGACAGGGCCCCTGCTGCTGGGCGGGGTGCCTGACCTGCCTGAGAGCTTCCCTGTCCGAACCCGGCACTTCGTGGGCTGCATGAGGAACCTGCAGGTGGACAGCCGCCATGTCGACATGGCCGACTTCATTGCCAACAACGGCACCGTGCCCG GCTGCTCTGCCAAGAAGAACGTGTGTGACAGCAACACTTGCCACAATGGGGGCACCTGTGTGAACCAGTGGGATGCCTTCAGCTGCGAGTGCCCTCTGGGCTTCGGGGGCAAGAGCTGTGCCCAGG AAATGGCCAACCCGCAGCGCTTCCTGGGCAGCAGCCTGGTGGCCTGGCATGGCCTCTCGCTGCCCATCTCTCAGCCCTGGCACCTCAGCCTCATGTTCCGCACACGCCAGGCCGACGGCGTCCTGCTGCAGGCTGTCACCAGGGGCCGCAGCACCATCACCCTGCAG CTTCAGGAGGGCCACGTGGTGCTGAGCGTGGAGGGCACCGGACTCCAGGCCTCGTCTCTCCGGCTGGAGCCAGGCCGGGCCAATGATGGCGACTGGCACCATGCACAGCTGGCACTGGGAGCCAGTGGGGGCCCCGGCCACGCCATCCTGTCCTTCGACTATGGGCAGCAGCGGGCAGAGGGCAACCTGGGCCCCCGGCTGCATGGGCTACACCTGAGCAACATTACCGTTGGGGGAGTGCCTGGGCCGGCCAGTGGTGTGGCCCGTGGCTTCCGGGGCTGTTTGCAG GGTGTTCGGGTAAGCGAGACGTCCGAGGGTATTAGCAGTCTGGATCCCAGCCGTGGGGAAAGCATCAATGTGGAGCCAGGCTGTAGCCTGCCAGACCCCTgtgactcgaacccatgtcctgcCAACAGCTATTGCAGTGACGACTGGGACAGCTATTCCTGCAGCTGCGATCCAG GTTACTATGGTGACAACTGTACTAACGTGTGTGACCTGAACCCATGTGAGCATCAGTCCGTGTGTACCCGAAAGCCCAGTGACCCCCATGGCTATATCTGCGAGTGTCCCCCAAATTACCTTGGGCCATACTGTGAGACCAG GATTGACCAGCCTTGCCCCCGAGGCTGGTGGGGAAACCCCACATGCGGCCCATGCAACTGTGACGTCAGCAAAGGCTTCGATCCGGATTGCAACAAGACAAGCGGCGAGTGCCACTGCAAG gagaaCCACTACCGGCCCCCTGGCAGCCCCGCCTGCCTGCTGTGTGACTGCTACCCCACGGGCTCTCTGTCCCGAGTCTGTGACCCTGAGGATGGCCAGTGTCCATGCAAGCCAGGTGTCATTGGGCGCCAGTGTGATCGCTGTGACAACCCTTTTGCTGAGGTCACCACCAACGGCTGTGAAG TGAATTATGACAGCTGCCCACGGGCCATCGAGGCTGGGATCTGGTGGCCCCGTACCCGCTTCGGGCTGCCTGctgctgccccctgccccaaAGGCTCCTTTG GGACTGCTGTGCGCCACTGTGACGAGCACAGAGGGTGGCTCCCCCCAAACCTCTTCAACTGCACATCAGTCACCTTCTCAGAGCTGAAGGGCTTT GCTGAGCGGCTGCAGCGAAACGAGTCAGGCCTGGACTCGGGGCGCTCCCAGCGGCTGGCCCTGCTTCTGCGTAACGCTACCCAACACACGGCTGGCTACTTCGGCAGTGACGTCAAGGTGGCCTACCAGCTGGCCGCTCGGCTACTGGCCCACGAGAGCACCCAGCGAGGCTTCGGATTGTCCGCCACACAGGATGTGCACTTCACCGAG AATCTGCTGCAGGTGGGCAGCGCCCTCCTGGATGCAGCCAACAAGCGGCACTGGGAGCTGATCCAGCAGACAGAGGGTGGCACCGCCTGGCTGCTCCAGCACTATGAGGCCTACGCCAGTGCCCTGGCCCAGAACATGCGGCACACCTACCTAAGCCCCTTCACCATCGTCACGCCCAACATTG TCATCTCTGTAGTTCGCCTGGACAAGGGGAACTTCGCTGGGGCCAAGCTGCCCCGCTACGAGGCGCTGAGAGGGGAGCGGCCCCCGGACCTTGAGACAACGGTCATTCTGCCTGAGTCCGTCTTCAGAG AAACGCCCCCCATGGTCAGGCCTGCGGGCCTTGGAGAGGCCCAGGAGCCAGAGGAGCTGGCACGGCGTCAGCGGCGGCACCCGGAGCTGAGTCAGGGTGAGGCGGTGGCCAGTGTCATCATCTACCGCACCCTGGCTGGGCTACTGCCCCATAACTACGACCCAGACAAGCGCAGCCTGAG AGTTCCCAAACGCCCTGTCATCAACACGCCCGTGGTGAGCATCAGCGTCCATGACGATGAGGAGCTTCTGCCCCGTGCTTTGGACAAGCCAGTCACGGTGCAGTTCCGGCTGCTGGAGACGGAGGAGCGGACGAAGCCCATCTGTGTCTTCTGGAACCATTCGATCCT GGTCAGTGGCACAGGTGGCTGGTCAGCCCGAGGCTGCGAAGTCGTCTTCCGCAACGAGAGCCACGTCAGCTGCCAGTGCAACCACATGACGAGCTTCGCTGTGCTCATGGACGTGTCCAGGCGGGAG AATGGGGAGATCCTGCCACTGAAGACGCTGACCTATGTGGCCCTAGGGGTCACCTTGGCTGCCCTACTGCTCACTTTCCTCTTCCTCACTATTCTGCGTGCCCTGCGCTCCAACCAGCACGGCATCCAACGGAACCTGACTGCCGCCCTGGGCCTAGCTCATCTGGTCTTCCTCCTGGGAATCAACCAGGCTGACCTCCCT TTTGCCTGCACAGTCATCGCCATCCTGCTGCACTTCCTGTACCTCTGCACCTTTTCCTGGGCTCTGCTGGAGGCCTTGCACCTGTACCGGGCGCTCACTGAGGTGCGCGACGTCAATGCCGGCCCCATGCGCTTCTACTACATGCTAGGCTGGGGTGTGCCCGCCTTCATCACAG GTCTAGCCGTGGGCCTGGACCCGGAAGGCTATGGGAACCCTGACTTCTGCTGGCTCTCCATCTACGATACGCTCATCTGGAGTTTTGCTGGCCCCGTGGCCTTTGCTGTCTCG ATGAGTGTCTTCCTGTACATCCTGGCGGCCCGGGCGTCCTGTGCTGCCCAGCGGCAGGGCTTTGAGAAGAAAGGCCCTGT cttgGGCCTGCGGCCCTCCTTCGCTGTCCTCCTGCTGCTGAGCGCCACGTGGCTACTGGCACTGCTGTCTGTCAACAGTGACACCCTCCTCTTCCACTACCTCTTTGCTGCTTCCAATTGCATCCAG CAAGGAGGTCCGGAAAGCACTCAAGTTTGCCTGCAGCCGCAAGCCCAGCCCTGA